The Solanum pennellii chromosome 7, SPENNV200 DNA segment AAATTCATCAAAAGAACACCAATTTTTTTGGAATAGAGAGACGTAAAAAAGATGATGTGCATTGAAGGTagcataaaaaaatgaaaagaaatgttCGAAAGAAGGATAATggaattttcttttaagttaaaaaaaacacctttttttttacaaagGCCCCATTTTTCAACGTGTTTCATGTTCTTCTCCCTTTCTATAAATAGGACTCAATCataagatttttgttatttaatttacttagaAATTAAAGAACTTAGCTATAGTTTCTTcacttagtaaattttttttaaaaataactctTTTTTTTGGAGTGAATTAATTTAGAGATGGTGAGAACACCTTGCCACGACGAAAATGGTCGTAAAAAAGGTACTTGGACACCTGAAGAAGACAGAAAATTAGCAGCTTATATTACTAAATATGGATCATGGAATTGGAGACAACTTCCCAAGTATGCTGGTAAGAATTTATATCAAGCTCGAAATCATTAAGTTTAATATCTTGATTCCGCCTCTGAATATGTAATTGATTATGATACTATTATTTTCTTGGTGAATTAGGCTTAGCAAGGTGTGGAAAGAGTTGTAGACTTCGATGGATGAATTATTTAAGGCCAAATATTAAAAGAGGAAACTAcacaaaagaagaagatgaaatcATCTTGAACCTCCATGCTCAACTTGGAAATAAGTACGTTTTTTAATAGAGCGGAGGCgaattcaagatttaaatttgatgaattcaacttttaaaattttcaacatGGAATAATTCATTGTGTAGTGAGATTTAATAATTGTTAACATTTATGATATCAGGTGGTCAACGATTGCAAGTCACTTGCCAGGAAGATCAGATAACGAGATAAAGAATCATTGGCACACAACAGTGAAGAAGCGCGCTAAATATAACTCAAGTGAAGGAAGCAAGAAATGCAATAATAAGAAGAGTGAAAGTGATATTACTAAAAGAAAGAGTAACGTTGAAAAACAAAATGCAagtgatgatgataataataataataatactatgcATGAAAATATAGTATTGGAAAATTCAGAATGGTCATcaagtgaagaattatcctcTATTGATTATCAACAAGACATTTTTCAAGAAGAATTAGCTAATTTGGAGGATATTACAAGTGGAAGTTTTTGGACACAACCATTTGAAGTGGatactaaaattaattttgtagcTCCTTCAATTGATTATTGTGGACTTATATGTCCAACTTCACCTTTTATATCTCATGAATTTCTTTCCTCCTTTGATCTAGatcattatgattatatttggtaaaaagaaaaaattagaagGGAAAAAGAACTCCCAATGAAGTTGATTTATCTTATATCATCATATTCAATCTCTTACTTGGAGATGATTGATGACATAGAATGTAATGTGATTTAAGATGTTTAATATATTACATTCTGGGTAAATTATTCATTTGTATTTCAGGTACACTTTATCAAAAATGATCTTAACGATAATAGTgtaattatcattaaatatgattttttagtGGTCATTAACACTTTTTGTAAGTGTCTCTAAAATTTATAACGATATTGAATGTAATGTCGATAAAGACTTTAATACTCTTTGATAATGCACATATTTATtgtcgctaaaagttatttttattataacaataaaaaaaataggaggtTTTCTTATTTTCCCAATATGAACAAAAATACTTTCTTGTTGGCTGTCTATTTGTCTTGCAACATGTTTCACCATATTTTTGACAAGCTAAAACAGCaagcaaagaaagaaaaagaaattaatcttAAATAGTCACATAAGCTATTTTTCatataccaaaaataaataaatagttttagTAGAGTATGTGTATACAGTATactgataaataataataagttaaGCAAGATTAGTtagtttattatgattttttactGATTATTTTActgattatattaaaaataatatgcattacataatttataagataagttatttatttaaaaaatatcttataccttattattagaaaaaaaagagatcGATAAAACTCAtgtgtatttttattatgttattttaaaataactaatcACGGTACtattaattactaattatataattttgataCAACTATTCTCACAATTAGTAAACATTAATACAATTTACTACCTAACAACAATGTAGGGACAAGGGCGAAGCCATTAATATTCGAGTTacgaattttgaaaaaattgagtaatttttgCTCATACTTTAAATTTATGTGTAAAGTTTATTTAAGATGTACATATAAATAGgtaaaaataattgtgtttgGTTTTTCACTTAGGCCTCATTTATTTATACTCAATGAAGATCTGAATTCTAATCATTCAGATTCGCCTTATCGAATATGTTCGTTTTTAGGactgaatcttaattattcagattagttcattaagtttgtttattttatttccttacaAACCTTTAATGTGTCTGAATATATTTGAATGGATCATATCTGTAACACACTCTTAAAACCAttcatacaaatttttttttttaattcaactatgtcacaacaactcataaaaattattttcttatttaattaatatttattacaGGCTTACGgttataatttcatttattcttATTAACTAAATATACGtcttttactttcataaattaatcaatatatttaaattgataagccttcccatgatataatatttagcacgattcaagaaaataaaaagaatattaattatttgatcgataacaataacaaacgtccattataaaataaaatattttcatatatattgtattactactctatataaactattttacattatattatattagatttttaaagtttttgagTGCAAAGAATAGTCATATTAATAATGTAACTTAATGTTAAATTCTTAAAAGGtaaatcatattaccttgttacataaaaatgttcaaaatattatttttcataacaaaaaaattattttacaaaattgagatttttataatattttattgatataacgtTAAGTTTTATATGTACATTGTAAACAAACAGTCTCAATAATTCAGTGTTTAAATTTACACATCTAGATCttaatgcacatcttaatatGTAGATGTGTGTTCAGATTCAAACGTCTTAAttttaatggaaacaaatgaatCCTTAGTGTTTGGAGTTCATATTAGAGTCCTAATTAAATTCAGATCGTGCACCGTAAGGCCTATATATTTGGGCATAACGCTTTcagcatattttttttcatactcgggacataaactcaaaatctttaatcaaaaatgaaataattacgCCACTACACCACAAACTCATATCGATAAGATTCGTGTTATTAATATGTCAATTTCACTTTATAATGTAATCATATACAAAGTGTCAAACGTCACACTCGTGTGACATAAGCTGATTTTCATTTATGATAGCACCGGCCATTGAAGCTTCTATGAAGACAAAATGTGAACATTAAAATTGGTATTCTCATATTAAACATTGAACAgtgaaaaaacattttctattATATTGTTGTGTTTGGGTTTGACTTATTATCACTCCACACAACTTGGCTGTTACCTAATACCTAGTATCTTCCTAGTCCAATTAATTATTTGTGGATATTGGTGGCTTGGCGGAAATATACCttttacaaattaaattaaaaataaaataatttttattttattgtcttaaattaaaaatacgtattatttgtttttaaggATAAGTGGTGttagacaaataaaaaatttgcaTGAATTTCACTAGTTTAGGAATCAattgtttagatatatttttgtttgtaatattatgaattttattagattttgaTATGTCTAGATGCATGTATCTCGTGATATATGCATACGTCCAAAATTAGGTATACTATGTTCTTGATACAATGTATCCAACTAGATTCACATGTATCCGGAATACATAACAAATCTCGTTCGCGTCTCTCGCCTCCCTCCCATACACTTAAATCTCCTAAGTATTTGATGTCCCAAAATGCATGTGAATCACATCAGATACAtacaaatacatgtatctagtgcGATTCCCATGTATCTGAGATACATGACTATCTTGCTCACTTATCTCCGCATCTCGCTCACATCTCTCCCTATCTTAGTGTATCTGAtagcaaaaatatatgtatctaggTGTAGTCGTGTCtgatactaaaaatatatgtatataggtgtAGACGTGTAGTATATGGaatagtttatatatattaatggaATATATTTGCTAATTATGTTGGTTATATTCATAAATGGAGATAGAAATAATTCAATGTTAGATAGTCTAATTATTGTCTTTAATTTTGGAAATAGTTTGTCTACGATATTATACTTAAGGATATTTCATCTACTAAAAGTGTATTCTTCAGTATTTTGTTGGCTTCTTTTAGTAGACTATTTGAAAACGAGCTAGgcaaaataaatgaagaagagAATATTTGTTCTCTAGTACACACTTCTATCATTTCCACATTTCCACATCTCTagcattaaaatataatatactcTCACGGtttttatttatgtcattatttcagatattttatATCTTAAAAGCTAGgtaaatttatcattatatctttatttagtgatttttttaagtcaagatttcaataaatgaatataaattaatttattttgattaattaaattgatcaataaacatgaattaattatttaatttttctatttagtTAAATTCATACTTCCAAAGCTAATAACTCTCAAGggtaaaataggaaaaataatgtCATTTACGCATTGATTTTGTAAAACGACAAATATTTAAAGTCATCTATTGTGTATAAAAACGACATATAAATAGAAACGAAAGGATAACAAGAGATCTCACGATTTCATGATCATTTTACGTGAATCTATCTTAGTACTTATATAAGTAgtatttatattgataaatatagatgattaatttttaaataacagGTTACGTATAAGACCTGTTATGAAAATTACCTATTATCATAAACTTATGTATATCAGTTTATAATGTAAGACTATGCGAAATGTTAATATATGGAAAAAGAGAACTCTATGCATAACCATCACCcgttatattgtattgttagtttaactatcatatttattttgattgctatttgaattttattatattatatcatttaaattcataattaagtaataatgaaaaatcacatttaatttaataatcgATTTGATCTAATCTTTATTCTTTATcctatcctttttttttaatatatatatagttgtataTACTATGTACCTACCCTACTTTTCTTTTAGGTTTATCATTCAAGTTATTGATGTGGGACATTATGTAACAATGCAAAACGATGCAATCTATCACACTCTTTAAAACTTAAcacaatatgataaaaaatataggaaaaatgcacaagtaccctcttaacctatgtccgaaatcttagagacacaattatactatactaaggtccttttaccccctgaacttattttataagtaattttctaccccttttcggcctacgtggcactagcttgaaaaaaaaaagttaaccagcgttgggcccacaagatagtggcACAtaagccgaaaaggggtagaaaattattaacaaaataagttcaagagggtaataggactttagtatagtataagtgtgtctctgagatttcgagcataAATTAAGGTGGTACTTATTCATTATCcctaaaatataatacaataaattataaaatgttctataatatattataaaataatacataacaacCGTAAATATTATAATCAgtgattaattgattttatgtGACGTAAGTATATTTTGTCATACCACCGGCCATTGGATCTTCTAGTAAGATGTCACACAACACAAAGGCAAAATGTGAAACGATAGAAAAAGACGTattctttccactttcattgtgTTTTCCATTGAATTCAACAACGTGACCATTTTTGTTTCTTACCAAGTATCACCCTAATCCAATGTTAACTTTTTATTTCCGATTTAGTGTTTGATATTTGTActgaaatttgagaaaaaatacatattaacaAAGGTAATTACAAACATTATGTGACTATACTTAATTTCGATTATAAGATCTTAATTTCATATCTAAGTCAATTAATCCTATTTTGATtcttctactttaatttatttaaaaactaGGCTAATATATAATCcaaattaatctatgagaaattttatgaagatactatttttttaatttaatatattaaatagaCATTATAAGAATAACTTTAGATAcataaacaaattataatttttttttataaacttagTAAGAGTATTGAAATAGAGTGATTTATAACAACACAATGGCTAAAATCATATCTAGTGGTGGTGGAAATAGAATCATATGTGAAATTGACTTGATTCTAAAGCAAGatctttcattattttttcttaaaagtgtCTTTTCAGTACACATAGCTTTTGCAATTTTATAACACTAATATTTTCCCTCTTGTCCCCTTTCTTTATATGATCTCTCACTTTTAAATGAAAGTGgacattatttaattatatatagtatatCTTTAAGGAAGCATTTGGAATATTGTCTCAAgtatcttttattaattttttttgctaatCTTCCAAATCAAAGGGAACAACCAAGAAAGTTAATTCTTCACCCTCTTTGAGTCTAAGGATCTTCAAAGAATTTTAAAGAACGAGTTATTTGAGTCCTCAAGTAGGGTAGTTATAACAGTTTTAGGAGTCATTAATTAACTCGTAAAAATCATTGTTATtccccaaaaagaaaaaaataataatttgaaaagtAGAATATATATGAGAAAGGGTAATACTAAATGACCAGAAAATTTGGCCAGAACTTGGTCAGAATTCaaaaagtgtaattttttttttattttaaaataaattcatctttttaccacttttttttttcatttaaaggcattaaagttaaaaagataaaaatatttaaaaagataaaattgttataaacaatttgtattatagtgaatgtgtaattatgtggagtccttgtaggatatggttaggattcctacttggggaccaagtaaggttttccctataaataaagggttttccttcattgtaaataagatttgtgaaagatttctgaatactgaatatacttcaagagaaataggaagtcttttctcttctccataCTTTCTTCgtcttctaaatttatttagttTCATAACAAAAATATCATTCTGACTAAATTCTAGTCAAATAATGGCTAAAAAGATTTTTCCATATTAGAAAAAGTACTTTCAGAACTTAAGGTTAGGCTTATAACAGTTGTGATGTAGTgaagaaaaagatcaagaagatcttctATGAACTTGTGTGTGTTAGATTTACTCAACATATAGTTGTATTTCTCACTTTCATATGTGCTAATTTATAGTTATGTTTATAATAAATCACATTTTAAATGagcaaattaaattaatatatgtgGCAACTTTAAATAATCTCATTGGTGTatctacttttaaaattttagaggGCATAGTTGCatataaaaacatgttataagACACATTGATATACATATGAATGCCTGAATTAATACACTACTTTTCAAGTTTAAAAGATTTCTGATAAAAACTTCTAACATATTTACAagtaaaattatgtaaaaaaaatttcataatacataattttGAAACTAAAAGAGAGAAGACCATTCATACGAGTAAAATCTTGTACATATCATTAGAGCAACCTTAATATCAACTTTTAAGTAAAACTAAAAACTTTGGGTTAAATTCTTTATTTAGCTTTTTGTTTAAATTCAGTATAGAAATCGTAAAGCGTTCTATTAGAATCAAGATAGCTAGTTACACAACTAAGCAAACAAATACttgttaataatttaacatagttatagtttgaagaaattttattaacttttgCACTAACATATAACCATATTTATGTGGgcaatttgtataatttggcTCATAACTGTATAAATctagaatttatataatttggtTCCTAATTGTATAAATCCAGAGTTTGTATATATGCTTACTCTAGCTTGTATATAGTTATCTTGTTGAATATTTGATTTGTATAAGTTTTGGGAAAAAATCCTAAatgtataaatacaaaatttgtacATATTTACTGTGTTTGTATATTGGCACGCAaattatacaaacagaaacacccATAGCAAAcgaaactatagctataaagcGTAATTAGGCAGACTCTAGCTAAGaaaacttattaaatttaatctctttgctatttatgaaatttactCTTTTTAAGATATGGCATGCGActtacattttcttttgtttgagaATCATATTCTCTGCGATCTATTAATGTGTATCAAGCTAATTAACCATAGAAGTACATATATTTAATCAAAGCTAATATGATACAGATACACTGAAAAGAGTTATACATTAAATTGTCCATTTAAATTATCTTACCAATCGTTGTGAGATACATTGAATTGTCCATTTAGATTATCTTTCCAATGGACGTGAGATACATTGAATTGTCCAATTAAATTATATTGCCAATGGTTGTGTGATACATTTAATTGTTCATTCCATCATATTGCCAAATGGCAATACCGGTGTGATACATTGAGAAATGATAGATATACATTAAGTGATATACATTATATGTTATACATACGTGTGTGTTTGTATAAGTTATGTGATATACATAATTTGATGAACATATAATGTGAAGTTATATTTGTATACACTGAGCGATAAGACTCTATTTGGTTTAAATATTCTTGAGATATTTGAAACGTTGTAATTTTTGTTCATTGAAAGAATTAATAGAGAAGATAGTGAATTTAATTGTGGTTAATATACTGGTATAGTGTTATTGTGATTATGAGAGAcatgattattatattaattaatggTTGAGATGATTGTGGAAGCAAATAATAGAATAACAGCTAATTAAGGGATGAAAATCttgtataataattatttatacgtttttttttaattttattttttttcttgattttttttatattttgtaaaagttCTATtgtatgttttgtgaaaagtcaAACTATTGTTATACATGGGTTATTTATGTGgttaaactatatatttaaattttttactcGGATAAAAGTCTTATTCTTGTGTTGTATTTTGAGGTTGAATTTGCCATCCTCTTATACTTATTCTCATGACATATAGAATACTcctattaccaaaaaaaaaaaaaaggaatagaaAAGTTAAAAATCTCAACTAAGATAGCAATGTGACGTAGTAGTTGTTTCtattttgatatttgttttATATAGCAAAATAAATGAGATATCTAGGAAGGTCTTTGTGGTctataaataattcatttttatcgtATAATAAGCCTAATAGGCTTCACGAAATTAActcattaaatttattattttactttttatcggtaaaatttataaattaatatctCACAAGGTTATTCAACTCTGAAAATTTATGTTGTAaagtctattttattttaataaaatcattcaattttaaaccttttcaatttcaaaatcattaaaaaaagatTGGTGAATAAGTTATCTGTCTACgtcatataatataaaatatatgaattccacaaatagacaaaaaaaatttaaattttttttatttcttttgtaccaCCACCCATCCGCAAATTAAAATAGCAGATTTAGCTAGATTGGTAAGTATATATTTTCAGTGAGCATTTTTGCAAGACATGTGTCATTTTAGCGTCTTTTATGataatataaatgtattattgAAACAAGTATGAGTATCAAACAATGTTAAATTAATTTCGGATGCGTGCaagatttatttctttttagttgactttaatattgtttaatcgataaattatttttttgatattagattttagaatattttaacGTTACTGTGATGTTCTTTTGCTACTCCAACTTCTTTATTAttactttagtaattatttttctcttactAATAACATACACGTGGTTTTTAGAGTTTAAGAAAtagattttctttaattttatttattcgtGTGTTCATGTTTGTCtaatataaagatatttttcCATGTTAGATTTGTTAATGTTAGATTTGGTGGAGtgaatttgtaaaataaaaattcaaagttgGCTATTTTATTGACAGCAATCTATTTTTTGGCTGATCTTCCGATGTCAaaaagaccttggctatgcagccggttggccctca contains these protein-coding regions:
- the LOC107025608 gene encoding transcription factor MYB15-like, encoding MVRTPCHDENGRKKGTWTPEEDRKLAAYITKYGSWNWRQLPKYAGLARCGKSCRLRWMNYLRPNIKRGNYTKEEDEIILNLHAQLGNKWSTIASHLPGRSDNEIKNHWHTTVKKRAKYNSSEGSKKCNNKKSESDITKRKSNVEKQNASDDDNNNNNTMHENIVLENSEWSSSEELSSIDYQQDIFQEELANLEDITSGSFWTQPFEVDTKINFVAPSIDYCGLICPTSPFISHEFLSSFDLDHYDYIW